The bacterium region CCCCGACAAGAATTGTTGGGTCGGTCTTTGCCTCGATTAACATCTGACCGAGAATCGCTGTGGTGGTTGTTTTGCCATGAGTTCCGGCAATGGCGATGCTTTGATATTGCTTGGTCACCCAACCCAAAAGCTCCGAGCGCCGCCAGATAGAAAGTCCTTTCTCTTTAGCCGCCACAAGCTCGGGATTCTTGGGACTAATCGCATCAGAGATGATCAGCCAATCCGCGCCCTCGATTAGCTCGGCGCTATGCCCAATCGAAACTTCCGCCCCTTCACCAGCCAAGCGTTGAGTAATTTCACTCTCTAGAATATCCGATCCACTTACCTGAATCCCGCGACGCATCACAAGATGAGCCAACGCGCTCATCCCCGCCCCGCCAATACCAACAAAATGAACCCGCTTAACTTGCTCAAATGTCTCAATAACCATAACTCTCGACAATTCCTACTCCATAAAAATAATACGATTAACTAAATCTATGCTTCCCAAGGCATTTCTATTTCCACCGCTTCAGCTTCAGGATTCTCATTATCAGTTTCCCATTGAATAGGATTATTGACAATATATTGCCGAATACATGTGAGTTCACTCTCTCCCCTTATTACATGCTCGTAGTAATTTCTTTGCCATAAAGACCTACCTGGATACTCCATGAGTTGGTTCGCACGAACAGTTGATGTAGACTTGAACACGCGTATTAGTTCTCCTAAATTAGGAGGGGATTGAGGAGGTTTGTCATTACACCCAATCAAGATTACCCCATGAAAATGAGTTGGCATTACGACTGACATATCAAGTTCAACATCCTCAAATCGCTCAGGCAATGCATTCCAGCATTCAGCGACAATTCCCCCTAAATCATTTAATAATACTGCTCGTTGTTCTACTTCACCAAAGATACACTTATGATGATATGCGCAGATACTCACGAAGTAAGCGCCTGCCTGTGAGTAATCATAATCACTGAGCCGAATAGATCTACGATGATGAATTTGAGAGTCGTAACTCATTCTGCTTCCCTAATCCGTGCGTAGGGGCGAAGCTTGCTTCGCCCTCCGGAGGGCAGAGCAAGCTCTGCCCCTACATTTCGGGATAGACTTTTGCCCCATTCTTGGACATAATCTCTACGACTGCTTTGTTTGCCCCTAGGGGCTTGCGAAAAAATTGGTCGAATTTCTTGCCGGAAACTTGCTGCAGAACTTCCAGGACGCGTTCGGTTGAATCGGGGATCGATAATGCCTTGACCCGCTCCGATATCTCCTGTCTTTGACCCTCATGGCTTCGCCAACGCTCGATTGCCAATGATAAACTAGCAGGGGTGAGTTCAAATTGATTGATCATCTCAGCAGCGCCCCGTTGGGTGAAATATTCGGCGTTAAATCGCTGATGATCGGCAAATGCATAAGGATAAGGCACTAGGACCGCCGGTAGCCCCCAATAAGCGATTTCAAACAATGTCGAGGCGCCTGCCCGGCAGACCAACATGTCGGCTGCGCGATAAGCGTTCGCAACATCAACCCCTTCGAGGAAACTCCACGTCTTATAGTTGCCATTCAAACCAATCGCATCAGCTGTATGGCGCATCGCCTTACTATGCTGCTCACCGCAAACGTGGAGCCATTGAACGGTTTGCTGAGGCAAATGCTGAACAGTTGATAAAATAACCTCGTTCAGTCCCTGCGCGCCCTGACTACCGCCGACTACAACTACTGTAAATCGGTCGGGCGATAAACCAAAACGCTCCCTTGCCTGCGCAGCAGTTAACTCAGTGCTAGTCACTTCACTACGAAGCGGCATACCCACCACGTCCGTTTTAACGCCGGGAAAATGACTTTCGGCCCCACTAAATGCCAGGCATACAACCGAAGACTTGCACCCAAGTTTGGCATTAACGCGACCAGGGATGATATTCTGCTCATGAAGAACAGTCGGGCCTTTGCGCTTGATCTGTGCCATCAAAACTGCTGCCGCCGCATAACCCCCTGTGCCGAATACGACATCCGGTTGAAAATCGTTTAAAAGCTTCCGTGCATGGCGATAGGCTTGCCAGAATTTAATGAGCGCTTTAGCCCCTGTGGCTGACCACGGCTTTGATAACGGATAGACCTCTAGCGCTGTAAATGGAACGTCATAAGCCGGCACGACACGATTCTCGATACCGCGCTCGCTCCCAACATATAAAATTTCAGCTCCGGCTTGTCGAGCGGCTAATGCCACGCTTAGAGCCGGCATTGTATGGCCGCCTGTTCCCCCGCCGGTAACCACTATCTTCATCATCAGCACTCACCTCCCCCTACCCGATGACGCGCTACACTTTGCACCACGCCGATGCCCACCAATAGAACCAATAAACTCGAACCGCCATAACTTACGAATGGAAGCGGCACACCCACTGGCGGTATTGAACGCGTCACAACTGCCAGGTTCATAAGCGTTTGAGATCCAATCCACCATCCGACCCCCGAAGCGACCATCGCTCCAAAGGGATCGTTGCAACTCCCCCCAACTGCCAGGCATCGCCTAACCATCGCTAACATAATTATTATTAAAAGTATACTGCCCAGAAACCCAGTCTCTTCAGCAATTGTGGCAAAAATATAATCAGTGGTGGCTGCTGGGATAAAACGTTTCCCACGGCCCTGACCAATTCCACCCAGTCCACCTAATCCCCATAACGCTCCGGAACCGACTGCTATTTCCCCATGAATAATCTGATAGCCCATTCCTTCATAATATTTCTCTGCGTTTAGCCATACTTTTATACGGTTGCCCCGATAGCTTTCAAGCTTAATCATGCCATAGCCAAATACTCCGGCTATTAACACCATGCCGATGATTATAGGCCACCTTATGTTTGCTAGACATATCATGCCAAGAGCAATCGCCCCCACAATGATAGCAGTGCCCATATCAGGCTCACGCTCGATTAACCCCATCAGAACTATGACCGCAATAAGAGGCGTCACCCATGGATACTTTTCAAAAAACCCAGGCTGGCTACTAGACCGATGTCTGTTTTTTATTCTTTTGGCTTGTGATGCAAAGAAGGCCCCCAGATAAAAGAGCACTGCAAGTTTGGCAAACTCGGCTGGTTGCACATTTAACTTTCCCACTGAAAACCATCGCCGAGCATGGTTCATTTCAGAGCCTATCCCAGGAACCAAAACTAACGCGCACAGCGCTAAACTGAGAACCATAAGAACATTCGCGTAACGTTTCCACACCCCATAATTCAGTCGGCTGGTAAAATACATCGCAACAAGGCCGATCCCCACCCACATTAACTGGGGCCTAATCCAATGCCACATGTCTTTGTACTGATGAAGCGCACGCGTGAACCCGGCATCGAAAATGGCCATCGTGCCGATAAACAGCATGACGATCGTCCACTTGGTTAAAGCCGAATCCGACTGTCCAACCGCTTTATTGCTCATCAATCCCTCGGCAATTTCTTAACGCCTTGGCGAAATTGCTTTCCACGTGCTTTGAAGTCAACAAACATATCGAATGCCGCACACCCTGGGGCAAGGATAACCGTATCGCCTACTTCCGCAATCTCAGAACAAAGACGAACAGCTTCCATCATGCTTCCCGCTCTTTGGATAGCATTCAACCCTTTCGCCCTCGCCGCTTCTTCAATCGCATCCGCATGTGCCCCTATAAGTACCAAATGCTTTGCCCGACGCGCCAAAACTTCAACATATGGTTCGAAGTCCAATCCTTTATCCTCCCCACCGGCAATCACAACAATGGGCGTATCAAGCGAATCAACTGAAGCTGCCGCCGCTTCCGGATTGGTGCACATCGAATTATTGATATATCGAACACCATTAACCGTGCCCACCAGTTCCATGCGATGCTGAAGGCCTTTAAATCTTCTTAAAACCGAACGGATTGCCCATACTTCAACATCGAGCGCTAACGCTGCCAAGGATGCTGCAAGAGCATTCGCGATGTTATGCTTGCCCTGAAGCAGGATTTCATCACGCGGCAATAAACCGATTTCTTTCCCGCCCCAGTTTATGAATAGTACATCATCGCGAAAATATCCAGTCGTGTCAGTGGGGCTGTCTTTAAGGGTAAACATAAGCTTTTGCCCTTCGCATTGGGTGACATATTTAGGGGTATTGGGGTCATCTGCGTTCAAAACAGCAAAATCATTAGGGTCTTGGTTGGCAAATAACTTGCTTTTTGTTCGGGCATAAAGGGCGAAATCGTTGTTGTATCGGTTCATATGATCGGGCTGAATAACAGTGAGAACACCCACTTTTGGCTTAAACTGCTCGATCCATTCAAGTTGGAACGAACTGATTTCAGCAACCAAGAAATCACTTTCGCGAGCTTGGGCGGCGGCATGAATAAGGGTCATTTCCGTTTCGACCCCTGCGATATTGCCACATATAAAAGCCTGTTTACCGTTTGCTTTGATCATCTGAGCGATGAGTGTGGTAGTAGTCGATTTCCCGTTCGTGCCGGTGATTGCAATAATGGGGCATTTGGCGATTCGATAAGCAATCTCAATCTCCGAAAGAATGGGCACCCCCTTTGCGAGCGCATCTTGAAGCACTGGAGCATCACAGGGAACGCCTGGACTTGGCACCACTAAATCGATGTTCAAAAGGTCAATCTCACCAGACCAATTGGTATAGACAGGCACGCTGAGGTTGCGAAGATGCTGGGCGGCCCACAGGATATTAGGATCTGCCTCGGATTTCCTCTCATAGGCGAACGGCATCGCCCCCAAAGATTTCAAAATCGTTGCAGTATCGTATCCCGTTCGCCCAAGCCCAATAACCGCTACCCGCATCCCCTTAAACACTAAACTACCTCCAAGCTAATTCCCCGAATAACCAAAGCCCAAGACCGGCAAAAAAGAGCGCGATCAACCAAAATCTAATGACTATCGTCGATTCCGGCCAGTCAAGCTGTTCGAAATGGTGATGTATAGGACTCGATTTAAAAATGCGCTTCCCTCTTAGCTTCACGCTGGCCAATTGGATCATCACCGACAGGGCTTCGATGGCGAACAAACCACCGACAAGAAAGGCTTGTACCGCTAAGTTGGTTTGCAAAGCAAAGTAGGCAAAAGCAGCGCCGAGAGCCATCGAGCCGGTGTCACCCATAAACATCTTCGCCTTAGGCGCATTCCACCATAGAAACCCCAAACAAGAACCCACTAAAGACCATATTACCCACTTAGAACTGATTAGCCAAACAGGACTATGATCACTTGCGGCAAGAATTGCTAAAGCTGAAAGCGCGATTGCGGAACTGCCGGCAGCAAGTCCATCAAGCCCATCAGTCAGGTTCAAAGCATTAACCCACCAAACAATAATCATCGCCGCTAAAAACAATTGGATGCTATATAGAACCGTAGGATCAAGGGCATAAAATGAGTAAGGCATGCCATGTTGGAGCTTAGAGTTGAAGATAATAAAAGGCACGGCAATTGCGAATTGCAGAAGAATCTTCCATTTCCATCCTAATCCGCGCTTCATTCCAAGTCGGGGCAAAATATAGTCGTCGAGAAATCCTAGGAACCCAAAGCTAAGGATGATCCCAAGCAAAGCCCACTCAGTATCATTTCCTGTCAAATAACCTAATGATTTAAATCGTATAGAATTTGAAAGCAAACTAAGATCACTTTTTGGCCAAATGCCTATCTGCACCATCCATTGGAAGATAGCGAAAGAAACCAACACACCAAAGATCATCAGCAAGCCGCCCATGGTGGGGGTTCCTTGTTTGGTCTGATGTGAATCAAGCCATTTACTGACGTTTTGACCGCCGTTTATCTTTTGGATAAACTCAATAAACGGCTTGCCGAGAAGTGCAACCACCAAAAATGATATGACAACTGCTAGTGGCATAGCTAAAGCGCCTCCCCTTTCGAAGAGATTTTCTGTCCAAGCAGTTGCTCGGCAATGCGCTCCATCTCGAGCACTCTCGAACCTTTAATTAAAATCAAATCATTCTCTTGCGCCAGCACCTCAACCGCTTGCGAGGTTTCGGTTAATTCATCTGTTAGGATTATTTTCGATGAGGGGTAGCCATTCTCTTTGGCGACTTCGGCAATGAGTTTTGCCTTGGAGCCAAGAGTAATTAGCTGATCAGGTAAAACTTGCGCAACGGTTTGCCCTACCTCACGATGGCCTTGCTCAGAAAGCGAACCAAGTTCAGCCATATCACCCAATATTGCGATAGTGCGCCTACCATGGCTCATCTCGCCTAATGTTTGGAGGGCAGCGTTCATCGATTGCGGATTGGCGTTGTAGGCATCGAGGATTAGTATTAGGCCATTGCCTCTGAGCACTTCCATTCGCATAGCGGGCAGACGAACATCCTTCAGACCATCCAAAGCCGGCTCAGGATCCACTTTGAGAGCAATCGCTCCCGCTAAAGCGGCGGCAGCGTTCATCGCATGGTGTTTCCCTAAAACAGGAAGAAGCAAATAGAAGCGTTTGCCTTTCAGCGAGAACCGGCACTCGGTTTCGCCTTCATCCGTCAGATTGGCTTCCATCACACGCACATCAGCTTCAGGATGTATGCCGAAAGTAATCACTTCCGAAGGGGCCAGCTTGCGCATAAATTCAAAATAATCATCATCTCGTGGAAGGATGGCAATTCCATCAGCAGGGAGCGCCTGGAGAAGCTCCGATTTGGCCTCAGCAATTCCGTCTCGGCTTCCCAATAGCTCCATATGGCTGATACCAATGTTAGTGATTAAGCCTAATTGAGGCTGGCTGACCTCGACAAGCCATTCAATCTGCCCTTTACCACGCATCGCCATTTCGAGCACTGCAACTTCATGCTCTTTTTCTAAACCCATGAGAGTGAGCGGTAGTCCGACTTCTGTATTGAGATTGCCTTCGTTCTTAAGGACGCTATATTGAACTCCCAAAGCTGCAGCGAGCATCTCTTTGGCGCTCGTCTTGCCAGTGCTTCCGGTTACACCTAGCACCTTCACATCGAATTGTTTTCGATACCATTTCGCCATCCGACCCATTGCCAAGCGGG contains the following coding sequences:
- a CDS encoding Mur ligase domain-containing protein, which encodes MSRVMVIETFEQVKRVHFVGIGGAGMSALAHLVMRRGIQVSGSDILESEITQRLAGEGAEVSIGHSAELIEGADWLIISDAISPKNPELVAAKEKGLSIWRRSELLGWVTKQYQSIAIAGTHGKTTTTAILGQMLIEAKTDPTILVGGDIPGFSGNARVGGGKVLVTEACEAYNGFIDLWPHIGVITNIEADHLDFHGTEEQLRRNFMAYARLLPTDGHLILHQDDPATKEMATSVNCNIHTFSLNG
- a CDS encoding transposase, which produces MSYDSQIHHRRSIRLSDYDYSQAGAYFVSICAYHHKCIFGEVEQRAVLLNDLGGIVAECWNALPERFEDVELDMSVVMPTHFHGVILIGCNDKPPQSPPNLGELIRVFKSTSTVRANQLMEYPGRSLWQRNYYEHVIRGESELTCIRQYIVNNPIQWETDNENPEAEAVEIEMPWEA
- the murG gene encoding undecaprenyldiphospho-muramoylpentapeptide beta-N-acetylglucosaminyltransferase; translated protein: MMKIVVTGGGTGGHTMPALSVALAARQAGAEILYVGSERGIENRVVPAYDVPFTALEVYPLSKPWSATGAKALIKFWQAYRHARKLLNDFQPDVVFGTGGYAAAAVLMAQIKRKGPTVLHEQNIIPGRVNAKLGCKSSVVCLAFSGAESHFPGVKTDVVGMPLRSEVTSTELTAAQARERFGLSPDRFTVVVVGGSQGAQGLNEVILSTVQHLPQQTVQWLHVCGEQHSKAMRHTADAIGLNGNYKTWSFLEGVDVANAYRAADMLVCRAGASTLFEIAYWGLPAVLVPYPYAFADHQRFNAEYFTQRGAAEMINQFELTPASLSLAIERWRSHEGQRQEISERVKALSIPDSTERVLEVLQQVSGKKFDQFFRKPLGANKAVVEIMSKNGAKVYPEM
- a CDS encoding FtsW/RodA/SpoVE family cell cycle protein, with the protein product MSNKAVGQSDSALTKWTIVMLFIGTMAIFDAGFTRALHQYKDMWHWIRPQLMWVGIGLVAMYFTSRLNYGVWKRYANVLMVLSLALCALVLVPGIGSEMNHARRWFSVGKLNVQPAEFAKLAVLFYLGAFFASQAKRIKNRHRSSSQPGFFEKYPWVTPLIAVIVLMGLIEREPDMGTAIIVGAIALGMICLANIRWPIIIGMVLIAGVFGYGMIKLESYRGNRIKVWLNAEKYYEGMGYQIIHGEIAVGSGALWGLGGLGGIGQGRGKRFIPAATTDYIFATIAEETGFLGSILLIIIMLAMVRRCLAVGGSCNDPFGAMVASGVGWWIGSQTLMNLAVVTRSIPPVGVPLPFVSYGGSSLLVLLVGIGVVQSVARHRVGGGEC
- the murD gene encoding UDP-N-acetylmuramoyl-L-alanine--D-glutamate ligase, which produces MFKGMRVAVIGLGRTGYDTATILKSLGAMPFAYERKSEADPNILWAAQHLRNLSVPVYTNWSGEIDLLNIDLVVPSPGVPCDAPVLQDALAKGVPILSEIEIAYRIAKCPIIAITGTNGKSTTTTLIAQMIKANGKQAFICGNIAGVETEMTLIHAAAQARESDFLVAEISSFQLEWIEQFKPKVGVLTVIQPDHMNRYNNDFALYARTKSKLFANQDPNDFAVLNADDPNTPKYVTQCEGQKLMFTLKDSPTDTTGYFRDDVLFINWGGKEIGLLPRDEILLQGKHNIANALAASLAALALDVEVWAIRSVLRRFKGLQHRMELVGTVNGVRYINNSMCTNPEAAAASVDSLDTPIVVIAGGEDKGLDFEPYVEVLARRAKHLVLIGAHADAIEEAARAKGLNAIQRAGSMMEAVRLCSEIAEVGDTVILAPGCAAFDMFVDFKARGKQFRQGVKKLPRD
- the mraY gene encoding phospho-N-acetylmuramoyl-pentapeptide-transferase, encoding MPLAVVISFLVVALLGKPFIEFIQKINGGQNVSKWLDSHQTKQGTPTMGGLLMIFGVLVSFAIFQWMVQIGIWPKSDLSLLSNSIRFKSLGYLTGNDTEWALLGIILSFGFLGFLDDYILPRLGMKRGLGWKWKILLQFAIAVPFIIFNSKLQHGMPYSFYALDPTVLYSIQLFLAAMIIVWWVNALNLTDGLDGLAAGSSAIALSALAILAASDHSPVWLISSKWVIWSLVGSCLGFLWWNAPKAKMFMGDTGSMALGAAFAYFALQTNLAVQAFLVGGLFAIEALSVMIQLASVKLRGKRIFKSSPIHHHFEQLDWPESTIVIRFWLIALFFAGLGLWLFGELAWR
- the murF gene encoding UDP-N-acetylmuramoyl-tripeptide--D-alanyl-D-alanine ligase gives rise to the protein MRQFRLGELADAMNGKLIGGDPNSIVTNFAIDSREAATGSLFFALTGERTDGHNYLPQVMAGGAVGAVVHRQQKGDLLPQILVDDTRLAMGRMAKWYRKQFDVKVLGVTGSTGKTSAKEMLAAALGVQYSVLKNEGNLNTEVGLPLTLMGLEKEHEVAVLEMAMRGKGQIEWLVEVSQPQLGLITNIGISHMELLGSRDGIAEAKSELLQALPADGIAILPRDDDYFEFMRKLAPSEVITFGIHPEADVRVMEANLTDEGETECRFSLKGKRFYLLLPVLGKHHAMNAAAALAGAIALKVDPEPALDGLKDVRLPAMRMEVLRGNGLILILDAYNANPQSMNAALQTLGEMSHGRRTIAILGDMAELGSLSEQGHREVGQTVAQVLPDQLITLGSKAKLIAEVAKENGYPSSKIILTDELTETSQAVEVLAQENDLILIKGSRVLEMERIAEQLLGQKISSKGEAL